The proteins below come from a single Halostagnicola larsenii XH-48 genomic window:
- a CDS encoding LysE family translocator encodes MLTTVPTLLVGAVFGIALAAPPGPMNAIIAEESVLRGWTAGFRAGIGAMLADVVFFLGTLAGVVAIIDRYPIIRPALYLVGGVLMVYFAVGAFRDARSASGFVADTDGPSRGFEKTFALSLTNPYQIGFWLTVGVGLLRPGTLDVFAHVPGIGTALEGALVVQTGSAALLAGFFVGIVLWIVSFPAALVSVGRRIDAFAPIVSLLSGVVLAAFGVIFLVAGAGGVI; translated from the coding sequence GTGTTGACGACTGTTCCGACCCTCCTCGTAGGGGCCGTCTTCGGGATCGCGCTGGCCGCTCCGCCGGGACCGATGAACGCAATAATCGCCGAGGAAAGCGTTCTCCGCGGCTGGACGGCCGGATTCAGAGCCGGGATCGGTGCCATGCTCGCTGACGTCGTCTTTTTCCTCGGTACGCTCGCGGGTGTCGTCGCGATCATCGATCGGTATCCGATCATCAGACCGGCACTCTATCTCGTCGGCGGGGTACTCATGGTGTACTTCGCCGTCGGCGCGTTTCGAGACGCGAGATCGGCGAGCGGGTTCGTAGCGGACACCGACGGACCCTCGAGAGGCTTCGAAAAAACGTTCGCGCTGTCGCTGACCAACCCGTACCAGATCGGGTTCTGGCTCACCGTCGGCGTCGGCCTTCTCCGGCCGGGAACGCTCGACGTCTTCGCCCACGTCCCTGGTATAGGCACGGCGCTCGAGGGCGCGCTCGTCGTCCAGACCGGTTCGGCCGCACTGCTGGCCGGGTTCTTCGTCGGGATCGTTCTCTGGATCGTGAGCTTCCCCGCCGCACTGGTTTCGGTGGGCCGACGTATCGACGCGTTCGCGCCGATCGTCTCGTTGCTGAGCGGCGTCGTTCTCGCCGCGTTCGGCGTCATCTTCCTCGTTGCGGGTGCTGGCGGAGTCATCTAA
- a CDS encoding metal-dependent hydrolase — MWPWGHLGVAYLLYSLYTHRRFDRPPRAVPALALVIGSQFPDLIDKPLAWNFDVLPGGRTLSHSLVFAIGLTVVVYALANRFGGLETAIAFVIGHVVHLCTDVPPAVFGGDVSGLAYLLWPFVEQPPEEPVAGLLDAILTYYAVGPYELAQFVLFAFAAVVWYYDNKPGLAYVRSVLSRLQVEDPYA, encoded by the coding sequence ATGTGGCCCTGGGGACACCTCGGCGTCGCGTACCTGCTGTACAGCCTCTACACGCACCGCCGGTTCGACCGTCCGCCGCGTGCAGTGCCCGCGCTCGCGCTCGTGATCGGGTCGCAGTTTCCCGACCTCATAGATAAGCCGCTGGCCTGGAACTTCGACGTGCTTCCGGGCGGGCGAACGCTGAGCCACTCCCTGGTGTTCGCGATCGGGTTGACCGTCGTCGTCTACGCGCTCGCGAACCGATTCGGCGGCCTCGAAACGGCGATCGCGTTCGTCATCGGGCACGTCGTACACCTCTGTACCGATGTCCCACCCGCAGTCTTCGGTGGGGACGTCTCAGGACTGGCCTATCTCCTCTGGCCGTTCGTCGAACAGCCCCCGGAGGAACCGGTCGCCGGCCTCCTCGATGCGATCCTCACCTATTACGCCGTCGGGCCGTACGAACTCGCCCAATTCGTGCTCTTTGCGTTCGCGGCTGTCGTCTGGTATTACGACAACAAACCCGGTCTCGCGTACGTACGCTCGGTCCTCTCTCGGCTTCAGGTGGAAGACCCCTACGCCTGA
- a CDS encoding translation initiation factor IF-2 subunit alpha yields the protein MKFSGWPDTGELVVGKIDEIEDFGVFVDLEEYQDKRGLIHISEVASGWIKNVRDHVREGQIVVCKVLDVDESHEQIDLSLKDVNDHQRSDKIQDWKNEQKADNWMDLALEEDSDDEAYTAIANELIGVHGSLYNGFKQAAIHGAEALEATDLSEDEIDAIVETARENVSVPYVNVTGYVDLENPSPSGVDGIREALEAAEGNGGVPDEVELEVVYVGAPEYRIKVRAPNYKTAESQLEASASRAVEAIEEHGGDGEYHRERKSDDE from the coding sequence ATGAAATTCAGTGGCTGGCCAGACACCGGCGAGCTCGTCGTCGGCAAGATCGACGAGATCGAGGACTTCGGCGTCTTCGTCGATCTCGAGGAGTATCAGGACAAACGCGGCCTGATCCACATCTCCGAGGTCGCGAGCGGCTGGATCAAGAACGTCCGCGATCACGTCCGCGAAGGCCAGATCGTCGTCTGTAAAGTCCTCGACGTCGACGAGTCCCACGAACAGATCGACCTCTCGTTAAAAGACGTCAACGACCACCAGCGCTCGGACAAGATCCAGGACTGGAAAAACGAGCAGAAGGCCGACAACTGGATGGACCTGGCGCTCGAGGAAGACAGCGACGACGAGGCCTACACCGCGATCGCGAACGAACTGATCGGCGTTCACGGAAGCCTCTACAACGGATTCAAGCAAGCCGCGATTCACGGCGCGGAGGCGCTCGAGGCGACCGATCTCTCCGAGGACGAGATCGACGCCATCGTCGAGACCGCCCGCGAGAACGTCTCGGTTCCGTACGTCAACGTGACCGGCTACGTCGATCTCGAGAATCCCTCGCCGTCGGGCGTCGACGGCATCCGCGAGGCCCTCGAGGCCGCCGAAGGGAACGGGGGCGTTCCGGACGAAGTCGAACTCGAGGTCGTCTACGTCGGTGCACCGGAGTACCGAATCAAGGTCCGTGCACCGAACTACAAAACCGCCGAATCACAACTCGAGGCGAGCGCGAGTCGAGCCGTTGAGGCGATCGAAGAGCACGGCGGCGACGGCGAGTACCACCGCGAACGCAAGAGCGACGACGAGTAA
- a CDS encoding proteasome assembly chaperone family protein produces the protein MDELEVDVVAEVDVNDPVLVEGLPGVGHVGTLAAEHILEELDAESTLIRRVYSREFPPQVTIEDGVAELTCATIHAVSNPEGRDMLVLTGDHQAQTNAGHYALTSAFLDIADEFETTEIYSLGGVPTGELIEDYAVIGAVTEKARRDSLEEFGVEFREDEPAGGIVGVSGLLLGLGARRGFDAACLMGETSGYLVDPKSARAVLEVLEEAIGMDLEYDSLDERADEMEDVIGKIQEMEQQQQQQSMEMPTDDDLRYIG, from the coding sequence ATGGACGAACTCGAGGTCGACGTAGTTGCCGAGGTCGACGTAAACGACCCAGTGCTCGTCGAGGGGTTGCCCGGCGTCGGACACGTCGGAACGCTCGCTGCGGAACACATTCTCGAGGAACTCGACGCTGAGAGTACGCTTATTCGACGCGTCTACTCTCGGGAGTTCCCGCCGCAGGTGACGATCGAGGACGGCGTCGCCGAACTGACCTGTGCGACGATCCACGCGGTATCGAACCCGGAGGGACGCGATATGCTGGTCCTCACCGGCGATCATCAGGCACAGACCAACGCCGGCCACTACGCGCTCACCAGCGCGTTTCTCGACATCGCCGACGAGTTCGAGACGACGGAAATCTACTCGCTGGGCGGCGTGCCGACGGGCGAGCTTATCGAGGACTACGCAGTTATCGGTGCCGTAACCGAGAAAGCCCGCCGCGACTCTCTCGAGGAGTTCGGCGTCGAGTTCCGCGAGGACGAGCCCGCGGGGGGCATCGTCGGCGTCAGCGGTCTCTTGCTCGGTCTCGGCGCACGTCGCGGTTTCGACGCCGCGTGTCTGATGGGCGAAACCAGCGGCTATCTGGTCGATCCGAAAAGTGCACGAGCGGTGCTCGAAGTACTCGAGGAAGCCATCGGAATGGACCTCGAGTACGATTCGCTCGACGAGCGCGCCGACGAGATGGAAGACGTCATCGGTAAGATCCAGGAGATGGAACAACAGCAACAACAGCAGTCGATGGAGATGCCGACCGACGACGACCTTCGGTACATCGGCTAA
- a CDS encoding TRAM domain-containing protein, with protein sequence MIVVAALAIGVLTVLVVGSWLVKRFRGPSSDRRESLESHREAQEREPPVAIGDERTVGVEEFTEHHSGERQAVTKVEGFVVFVEDVPSDIDVADVIEIKILSFNRGHTSATGTYLGRA encoded by the coding sequence ATGATCGTCGTAGCGGCGCTTGCGATCGGCGTCCTCACCGTTCTCGTCGTCGGATCGTGGCTGGTCAAGCGGTTTCGCGGCCCCTCGAGCGATCGACGGGAATCACTCGAGAGCCATCGCGAGGCCCAAGAGCGAGAGCCACCGGTCGCTATCGGCGACGAACGGACGGTGGGAGTCGAGGAATTCACCGAGCACCATTCGGGGGAGCGCCAGGCGGTAACCAAAGTCGAGGGGTTCGTCGTCTTCGTCGAAGACGTTCCATCGGATATCGACGTTGCAGACGTGATCGAGATCAAAATCCTCTCGTTCAATCGCGGTCACACCTCGGCGACGGGAACGTATCTAGGTCGGGCATAG
- a CDS encoding RNA-protein complex protein Nop10, protein MKSDIRVCSAWTEVHERPVYTLSTTCPDCGADAVNSAPAPFDPTDQHGEYRRALKRRNR, encoded by the coding sequence ATGAAATCAGACATTCGGGTGTGTTCGGCGTGGACGGAGGTCCACGAACGCCCGGTTTATACCCTTTCTACGACCTGTCCGGACTGTGGTGCCGACGCAGTTAATAGCGCACCAGCACCGTTCGATCCGACGGACCAACACGGCGAGTACCGACGCGCACTTAAGCGTCGCAATCGCTGA
- the tgtA gene encoding tRNA guanosine(15) transglycosylase TgtA: MRECFELQDTDAGGRLGELTVPRAGVTVETPALLPVINPNLDTISPRRLADEFGAEILITNSYIIYNTDDVRERALSEGLHDMFDFPGAIMTDSGSFQLSEYGEITVTTEEILQFQADIGSDIGTPVDIPTPPDVSRERAAEELETTKDRLEIADGVDVGDMLINAPVQGSTHPDLREAAARHADSTGLDVFPVGAVVPLMNDYRYDDMIDVVAAAKRGLGADAPVHLFGAGHPMMFALAVAMGCDLFDSAAYALYARDDRYLTVRGTQHLEDIEYFPCSCPVCSTHEPADVRALPDQQREETLAAHNLHVTFGEIRRIKQAIRAGNLLELVEQRARAHPTMLDGYRTLLDHADQLEASDPVSKGAFFYTSHESARRPEVLRHRRRLERLSVPDSLFLTEGDGDGPAEYDDSWRVKPPFGPFPRALSKSYPLTAEVPTRVDRGALEAAAAGITRLVESNPDSEFGVGHLDWPAGALEALPDSVETIDLTESHRS; the protein is encoded by the coding sequence ATGCGCGAGTGTTTCGAACTCCAAGACACCGATGCAGGGGGGCGTCTCGGCGAACTCACCGTGCCGCGGGCCGGCGTCACCGTCGAAACGCCGGCACTGCTCCCGGTGATCAATCCGAATTTAGATACGATCTCGCCTCGCCGACTCGCAGACGAGTTCGGCGCGGAGATACTCATCACGAACTCCTATATCATCTACAACACCGACGACGTTCGGGAGCGAGCGCTTTCGGAGGGCCTCCACGATATGTTCGACTTCCCGGGTGCGATCATGACCGACTCGGGGTCGTTCCAGCTATCGGAGTACGGCGAAATCACCGTTACGACCGAAGAGATCCTCCAGTTTCAGGCCGACATCGGCTCCGATATCGGCACGCCCGTCGATATTCCGACGCCCCCGGACGTTTCCCGTGAGCGCGCAGCCGAGGAACTCGAGACGACCAAAGATCGACTCGAGATCGCCGACGGCGTCGACGTCGGCGACATGCTGATCAACGCGCCCGTTCAGGGGTCGACCCATCCGGATCTCCGCGAGGCGGCCGCCCGCCACGCCGACTCGACCGGCCTCGACGTGTTCCCCGTAGGCGCGGTCGTCCCGTTGATGAACGACTATCGGTACGACGACATGATCGACGTCGTCGCCGCCGCCAAACGCGGTCTGGGTGCCGACGCACCGGTTCACCTCTTCGGAGCCGGTCACCCGATGATGTTCGCACTCGCGGTCGCGATGGGCTGTGACCTGTTCGATTCTGCGGCTTACGCCCTCTACGCCCGCGACGACCGCTATCTCACCGTCCGCGGGACCCAGCACCTCGAGGATATCGAGTACTTCCCGTGTTCGTGTCCGGTCTGTTCGACTCACGAACCGGCCGACGTGCGCGCGCTTCCCGATCAGCAACGAGAGGAGACCCTCGCCGCCCACAACCTCCACGTCACCTTCGGGGAGATCCGTCGGATCAAACAGGCTATCCGAGCGGGCAATCTCCTCGAACTCGTCGAACAGCGCGCTCGCGCCCACCCGACGATGCTCGACGGTTACCGGACGCTGTTGGACCACGCCGACCAGCTCGAGGCGAGCGATCCCGTCTCGAAGGGCGCGTTCTTTTACACGTCCCACGAGAGTGCCCGACGGCCAGAAGTGCTGCGCCACCGCCGACGACTCGAGCGCCTCTCGGTTCCTGACTCCCTGTTTCTCACCGAGGGTGACGGAGACGGGCCCGCGGAATACGACGATTCCTGGCGCGTCAAACCGCCCTTCGGCCCGTTCCCGCGGGCGCTTTCGAAGAGCTATCCGCTCACCGCGGAGGTGCCAACACGCGTCGACCGCGGCGCGCTCGAGGCTGCTGCGGCGGGTATCACTCGACTGGTCGAATCCAACCCGGACAGCGAGTTCGGAGTGGGACATCTGGACTGGCCGGCAGGGGCGCTCGAGGCGCTTCCCGACTCCGTCGAGACGATCGATCTGACGGAGTCTCATCGCTCTTGA
- a CDS encoding HVO_A0556 family zinc finger protein translates to MATTQFDGNRLVSLLEGRECPSCADGRLERGRYKGNEAVICDTCETPRAQLW, encoded by the coding sequence ATGGCAACGACGCAATTCGACGGAAATCGGTTAGTATCTCTGCTCGAGGGTAGGGAGTGTCCGTCCTGCGCTGATGGCCGCCTCGAGCGGGGACGGTACAAGGGAAACGAGGCGGTCATCTGCGATACGTGTGAGACCCCCCGCGCACAGTTGTGGTGA
- a CDS encoding 50S ribosomal protein L44e — MQMPRRFNTYCPYCNEHHQHEVEKVRTGRQTGMKKVADRQRRRQTSSIGNSGKFSKVPSGNKPTNKTDLKYRCSECGNAHLREGWRAGRIEFQE, encoded by the coding sequence ATGCAGATGCCACGCCGATTCAATACGTACTGTCCGTACTGTAACGAACATCACCAGCACGAAGTCGAAAAGGTTCGAACCGGTCGCCAGACCGGGATGAAAAAGGTTGCCGACCGACAGCGACGACGACAGACCTCGTCGATCGGTAACTCAGGGAAGTTCTCGAAAGTCCCCAGTGGGAACAAACCGACGAACAAAACCGACCTCAAATACCGCTGTAGCGAGTGTGGCAACGCACACCTTCGCGAAGGATGGCGCGCCGGCCGAATCGAATTCCAGGAGTGA
- a CDS encoding 30S ribosomal protein S27e → MAGSYYNVHCSDCENEQIVFGKAATEVACAVCGTTLARPTGGKAEIDHEIIETVESR, encoded by the coding sequence ATGGCAGGATCATACTACAACGTCCACTGCAGTGACTGCGAGAACGAACAGATCGTCTTCGGAAAAGCCGCCACGGAAGTCGCGTGTGCCGTCTGCGGAACGACGCTCGCCCGACCGACCGGCGGGAAAGCCGAAATCGACCACGAAATCATCGAAACAGTCGAATCACGATGA
- a CDS encoding DUF4397 domain-containing protein translates to MTTTRRATMAAIGALGAGAALTGSALAVGEHEDDERAQEETDDEVPDAVAAVRIAHFSPDAPAIDVYVDGEQVLQSIAYDEVSPYLEVEPGTADLTITAAGDSEAVVFEDSVYFGRAFYTVAAIGELEGETFNPLILTDAGSSLVRLVHASPDAPAVDVVGNDGAMDLFENVSFGSATNYVALPAGSYALDVLPAADGNGEPDAGGEAPEYDSLEEADTGDDGADVGGNESETYENETATADNETATAGNETASVGNETTSADNETETGTDGTGVDDEPETGDGETATEDDGENGADDSGQADEAVASFEVTLEQGGAYTVAAIGYLEGTEGDAAFDVTVTEDGPMAVLSEAEDGGYSDDTEPSDEAGADEQTAPTDDEMDDNESTDDGMADNETATADNETATADNETATADNESDY, encoded by the coding sequence ATGACGACAACACGACGCGCAACGATGGCGGCTATCGGCGCACTGGGAGCGGGAGCAGCACTGACCGGTTCGGCACTGGCGGTCGGCGAACACGAGGACGACGAGCGGGCACAGGAGGAGACCGACGACGAAGTTCCGGACGCGGTCGCGGCGGTCCGGATCGCCCACTTCTCGCCGGATGCGCCGGCGATAGACGTCTACGTCGACGGCGAACAAGTTCTCCAGTCGATCGCCTACGACGAGGTGTCGCCGTATCTCGAGGTCGAGCCCGGAACGGCGGACCTGACGATAACCGCAGCTGGCGACTCGGAGGCGGTCGTCTTCGAGGACAGCGTCTACTTCGGGCGCGCGTTCTATACGGTCGCGGCGATCGGCGAACTCGAGGGCGAGACGTTCAACCCCCTGATTCTGACCGACGCCGGTTCGTCGCTCGTTCGGCTCGTACACGCGTCGCCGGACGCACCGGCGGTCGACGTCGTCGGGAACGACGGCGCGATGGACCTCTTCGAGAACGTTTCGTTCGGCAGTGCGACGAACTACGTCGCGCTTCCCGCCGGCAGTTACGCACTCGACGTGCTCCCCGCGGCGGACGGAAACGGCGAACCGGACGCCGGGGGAGAGGCCCCGGAGTACGACTCCCTCGAGGAGGCTGACACGGGCGACGATGGGGCTGATGTGGGTGGTAACGAATCCGAAACGTACGAAAACGAGACGGCGACTGCTGATAACGAAACGGCAACTGCTGGCAACGAGACGGCATCTGTTGGCAACGAAACGACATCTGCTGACAACGAAACGGAAACGGGTACCGACGGGACCGGCGTCGATGATGAACCGGAAACGGGAGACGGCGAGACGGCCACGGAGGACGACGGCGAAAACGGAGCGGACGACTCCGGACAGGCCGACGAGGCGGTCGCCAGTTTCGAAGTCACGCTCGAGCAAGGCGGTGCCTACACCGTGGCCGCGATCGGCTATCTCGAGGGGACTGAGGGCGACGCAGCCTTCGACGTGACCGTGACCGAGGACGGACCGATGGCGGTGCTCTCAGAGGCCGAAGACGGCGGGTATTCGGACGACACTGAGCCGTCCGACGAAGCCGGTGCGGACGAGCAGACAGCACCGACGGACGACGAGATGGACGATAACGAGTCGACGGACGACGGGATGGCCGATAACGAGACGGCGACTGCCGACAACGAGACGGCAACAGCAGATAACGAAACGGCAACCGCTGACAACGAATCAGACTACTAA
- the trmY gene encoding tRNA (pseudouridine(54)-N(1))-methyltransferase TrmY, protein MRQFVLLGHDVPTEPDFSLDDLAGGAGRLDALCRSITASFVTSHGIREDVRVHLVIQDRLTITFDGGELRNLHPDERSTAALVRTALEHRGEAIGALPAEPSPGVELYRRGFEATLEAASSDGTVVQLHEDGEAVVDASVPTDPVFVLSDHHDFTADEQQLLAEYADRRLRLGPERLHADQAITVAHHFLDTEGYAQF, encoded by the coding sequence ATGCGCCAGTTCGTCCTCCTCGGGCACGACGTTCCGACCGAACCCGATTTCTCGCTCGACGACCTCGCCGGCGGGGCTGGGAGACTCGACGCGCTCTGTCGCTCGATCACCGCCTCGTTCGTAACCTCACACGGCATCCGCGAAGACGTCCGGGTCCACCTCGTGATTCAGGACCGACTCACGATCACCTTCGACGGGGGCGAACTGCGAAACTTACACCCCGACGAGCGATCGACCGCCGCGCTGGTTCGAACGGCACTCGAGCACCGCGGGGAGGCCATCGGCGCGCTCCCAGCAGAACCGAGCCCCGGCGTCGAACTCTACCGACGCGGGTTCGAAGCCACGCTCGAGGCTGCCTCGAGCGACGGCACGGTCGTCCAACTGCACGAGGACGGTGAGGCCGTCGTCGACGCGTCGGTGCCGACCGACCCCGTGTTCGTCCTCTCGGATCACCACGATTTCACGGCGGACGAACAGCAACTCCTTGCTGAGTACGCGGATAGACGACTCCGACTCGGTCCGGAGCGACTCCATGCGGATCAAGCGATCACCGTCGCCCATCACTTCCTCGATACCGAGGGTTACGCGCAGTTTTGA
- a CDS encoding AAA family ATPase: MSDQQRLVVVCGLPGTGKTTVARELAERTGGTLIRTDVVRKDLFPDPEYTDEEVQVTYDELFDRARAAVERDAVAVLDGTFRRESLRDRARRVARDSNAQFDLVRVTCSEDVVRERIEERENDESDADFSVHKLLRSEFESPTLSHQTIDNSGSVAETRRQIAQLW, from the coding sequence ATGTCCGACCAGCAGCGTCTCGTCGTCGTCTGCGGACTGCCCGGGACGGGAAAAACGACAGTTGCCCGCGAACTCGCCGAGCGGACCGGCGGCACCCTGATTCGAACCGATGTCGTCCGAAAGGACCTGTTTCCGGACCCGGAGTATACGGACGAGGAGGTCCAGGTCACGTACGACGAACTGTTCGACCGCGCTCGAGCGGCCGTCGAACGCGATGCCGTCGCCGTTCTCGATGGAACCTTCCGACGGGAATCGCTTCGCGACCGGGCTCGGCGCGTCGCTCGAGACTCGAACGCGCAGTTCGATCTCGTCCGCGTTACGTGCAGTGAGGACGTGGTCCGCGAACGGATCGAGGAACGCGAAAACGACGAGAGCGACGCCGACTTCTCGGTGCACAAACTTCTCCGGTCGGAGTTCGAGTCACCGACACTCTCACATCAAACAATCGATAACTCCGGCTCGGTAGCCGAAACCAGACGACAGATCGCACAGCTGTGGTAA
- a CDS encoding GtrA family protein: MSKSFTEVLRLRLRALRSRALFLQFAGVGLVGATVDTTVLYALVSWTAFGPVAGKTVSWVFGIGVIFAINEWWTFSAYGKIGLRALLRRLLTSYLVRFAGFLVTLAVLFGLVYWFDVWFLLANVIGIGVGFFVNYTCESLYTWKVHRD; encoded by the coding sequence ATGAGTAAATCGTTCACGGAGGTTCTTCGGCTGCGGCTGCGAGCCCTGCGGTCTCGAGCACTATTCCTGCAGTTCGCCGGCGTTGGACTCGTCGGGGCAACGGTCGACACAACCGTTCTGTACGCGCTCGTCTCCTGGACCGCATTTGGTCCCGTTGCTGGGAAGACTGTATCCTGGGTGTTCGGGATCGGAGTCATTTTCGCGATAAACGAATGGTGGACGTTTTCGGCGTACGGAAAAATCGGTCTTCGAGCGCTGTTGCGTCGACTGCTCACGTCGTATCTCGTCCGATTTGCGGGGTTTCTCGTGACCCTCGCAGTGCTGTTCGGGCTGGTGTACTGGTTCGACGTCTGGTTCCTCCTCGCGAACGTAATCGGGATCGGCGTCGGCTTTTTCGTCAACTACACCTGTGAGAGCCTCTACACGTGGAAGGTCCATCGGGACTAA
- a CDS encoding PadR family transcriptional regulator, protein MDQLTGFQRDLLYVIAGMDRPSGQQILDDINRYIDQPVTHGRLYPNLDTLVEFELVEKGEIDRRTNYYALTPKGRRILEQRQEWIERYVDA, encoded by the coding sequence ATGGACCAGCTTACAGGATTCCAACGCGACTTGTTGTACGTCATCGCAGGAATGGACCGTCCGTCCGGCCAGCAAATTCTGGACGACATCAATCGGTACATCGACCAACCGGTGACACACGGTCGGCTGTACCCGAATCTCGATACGCTCGTCGAGTTCGAACTCGTCGAGAAAGGGGAGATCGATCGTCGGACGAACTACTACGCGTTGACCCCCAAGGGGAGGCGCATTCTCGAGCAACGACAGGAGTGGATAGAACGATACGTCGACGCCTGA
- a CDS encoding HAH_0734 family protein, protein MKRLIIHGDPGIRKGAVIDYDGEEVVCFGINRNGEWNGPETVQLWCTIGDESEYGEFERREYLPHFLEVDRVDADTVDVVRPQGDLAV, encoded by the coding sequence ATGAAGCGGCTGATCATCCACGGCGACCCGGGAATTCGGAAGGGAGCCGTCATCGATTACGACGGGGAGGAAGTCGTCTGCTTCGGTATCAATCGCAACGGCGAGTGGAACGGCCCGGAGACGGTACAACTCTGGTGTACGATCGGCGACGAATCGGAGTACGGGGAGTTCGAGCGTCGAGAATACCTCCCGCATTTCCTCGAGGTCGACCGCGTCGATGCCGATACCGTCGACGTGGTCCGTCCACAGGGCGACCTCGCTGTTTGA
- a CDS encoding NUDIX hydrolase has protein sequence MTDDSLSWETIDSTVAYSCPGFEIVNETVQLPDGTETDFDYLTEPPSVCILPLTPDGEVVCIEEWRQAVSRVNYGLPAGGTESDDVDLEAAARRELREETGYEADRLESLVSVEPANGFADAVIHFFVARGCRPTAAQRLDHDESIRVTTPSLEELTDAVADGALRDGRVVLALSYYRLFAEDRDEE, from the coding sequence ATGACAGACGACTCGCTCTCCTGGGAGACGATAGACAGCACGGTAGCCTACTCCTGTCCGGGTTTTGAGATCGTTAACGAGACCGTTCAGCTTCCCGACGGGACCGAAACCGATTTCGATTACCTCACCGAGCCGCCGAGCGTCTGCATCCTGCCGTTGACGCCCGACGGCGAGGTCGTCTGCATCGAGGAGTGGCGACAGGCCGTCTCTCGAGTCAACTACGGACTCCCCGCCGGCGGGACCGAGTCCGATGACGTCGACCTCGAAGCGGCCGCTCGTCGGGAACTCCGCGAGGAGACCGGCTACGAAGCCGACCGGCTCGAGTCGCTCGTCAGCGTCGAACCGGCGAACGGCTTCGCCGACGCGGTCATCCACTTTTTCGTCGCCCGCGGCTGTCGGCCGACCGCAGCCCAGCGACTCGATCACGACGAAAGCATCCGCGTCACGACGCCGTCTCTCGAGGAACTAACCGACGCCGTTGCTGACGGTGCGCTGCGCGACGGACGCGTCGTGCTCGCGCTCTCATACTATCGGCTCTTCGCTGAGGACCGCGACGAAGAGTAA